The genomic DNA GGGAGCACCGGGGTCGCCGAGGAGGTGCTGGAACTCGAGGAGCGGATGGACGTGCTACAGATGCAGGCCCGGATGAGCCTGCTGATGGCCGCTCGCAACCCCGAGGACGCCGAGGCGCTCGCCCCCGTGCTGGGCGTCGTCGGCGCCGCCGAGAAGATCAGCGACGCCGCCGGCGACATCGCGAAGGTCGTCGTCGAGGAGGTCGGCCTGCCCGAGTCGATGCGGACGGCGCTGCCGGAGGCGGTCGAGGCGCTCGTCCCGGTGGGGGTCGCCGCCGATTCACCGCTCGCGGACACGACGCTCGGGGAGTCGAACCTCGAGACCGAGACCGGCGTCCGGGTCATCGCCATCCGGCGCGATGGCGACTGGCTGCTCAACCCGGCCCACGACACCCACCTCCGGACCGGCGACGTGGCGCTCCTGCGGGGCCCCGAGGACGGCATCGCCGAGGTCCACGAGCAGCTCTGTGGCCAGCCCTACGAGCCGCCCGATCCGGACGAACCCGCCATCGCGGACCTCGAGCGGGCGCTGGACTCCATCGTCCTCATGAAGGACATGAGCGAACTCGCGGTCGACCTGGCGTACGGGGCGATCCTCTACGACAGCGAGGCGCTCGCCGAGGAGGTGCTGGAGCTGGAGGCCGAGGTCGACGCGCTCCAGTCCCGGTTCGAGGCGTGGATCCTGCGGGCGGCCGCGAGCGTCGACGACCCCGTCTCGCTCCGTGGACTCGTCCACCTCGCGACCGCGACCGAGGTCATCTCCGACGCCGCGGTCGAGATCAGCGAGGGCGTCCTCCGGGGGCTGGGGACCCACCCGGTCATCACCGAGGCGGTGTGGGAGTCCGACGAGGTGGTCGTCCGCTACACGGTGTCGCCGGATAGCCCGCTCGACGGGGCGACCCTTGGCGACGCGGAGGTATCGACGGAGACGGGGATG from Haloglomus litoreum includes the following:
- a CDS encoding potassium channel family protein — its product is MEIEYEPVSVKEVLAEMKDTAELLIDLSYSAVLLGSTGVAEEVLELEERMDVLQMQARMSLLMAARNPEDAEALAPVLGVVGAAEKISDAAGDIAKVVVEEVGLPESMRTALPEAVEALVPVGVAADSPLADTTLGESNLETETGVRVIAIRRDGDWLLNPAHDTHLRTGDVALLRGPEDGIAEVHEQLCGQPYEPPDPDEPAIADLERALDSIVLMKDMSELAVDLAYGAILYDSEALAEEVLELEAEVDALQSRFEAWILRAAASVDDPVSLRGLVHLATATEVISDAAVEISEGVLRGLGTHPVITEAVWESDEVVVRYTVSPDSPLDGATLGDAEVSTETGMRVIAVRRGEPAESATAGESDWVVSPGPDTRLRANDRFVAKGTRSGAGRLAELAGDEPPETG